A stretch of Cynocephalus volans isolate mCynVol1 chromosome 9, mCynVol1.pri, whole genome shotgun sequence DNA encodes these proteins:
- the LSM6 gene encoding U6 snRNA-associated Sm-like protein LSm6: MSLRKQTPSDFLKQIIGRPVVVKLNSGVDYRGVLACLDGYMNIALEQTEEYVNGQLKNKYGDAFIRGNNVLYISTQKRRM, translated from the exons ATGAGTCTGCGGAAGCAAACCCCTAGTGACTTCTTAAAGCAAATCATTGGACGTCCAGTTGTGGTAAAATTAAATTCTGGAGTGGATTATCGAG GGGTCCTGGCTTGCCTGGATGGCTACATGAATATAGCTCTGGAGCAGACAGAAGAGTATGTAAATGGACAACTGAAGAATAAGTATGGGGATGCATTTATCCGAGGAAACAATG tgttgtACATAAGTACACAGAAGAGAAGGATGTGA